acaataattaatttcattaaatcttAAACTTATTTCGAGTGTACATTCAGTAGTAATTCCGAATTAAGGAGATCGCTATGAAGCTAAGCAACTTGTTTATCTTCGCAGTAGTAGCTATTGCACTATTTTCGTCATCATCTTCAGGAAAAGCTTGCGTAAATATTAAtcatactttatttaatatatattttcaaaaattaatgtttataaatattgaaggCTTTTACTGAAGACTGTTGGAGATGGATGCGATCATGGCTTCCAATATCCTGCGCTTCTGACATAGATTGTACTGATGTGTTGTCATGTTCAAAAGGTGCACTAATCTGCGTAAATCCATGTGGTTCACTAAAATGCGGAGCTAATGAGACATGTGTTGCAAAAAATCATATCGGTACTTGTTCAGtgaaaagtaagaaaaaactACAATATACATTtgcttatttataaaattaagaatgTTACATGagctattcattttttttagatacatCTACTTGCGGATGGGATCTTTGTTGCTATTTAGGATGGTAACCTTTTGAAtgcgaaattatttaaaaacattatattaGATTGATTCAATTTATGATACTTTTATTGTACCACATGCTGTAAAAATACCATGTGGAAACAACTTTAATTGGCATAGGATAGTGAAGTCACAggcatataaaatataagtttctatttaattatacttttcatCAAATTGTCTCATCAGTTACTAACctcctttaattttaataacataacAATAGAATAACTCTAGTAGACATTTTATAATGTTCATTTTTAAgcattttcttaaaaaattattgtttgcaTGTAACTCATTGTAgaaaaattgaagtttttatgaattttaataagcaaataaaaatataaagtatataataGCATGAACGAGTTGtacactttttataattacatgttttaaaataaaaaattccgaTCAAATTGTAGTTGATGGTagattatatgtatatatatatatattttttttaaatgtcttataaataaagcaatattaattacaattacttttaatgaatatttaaatttgataaaaaatatttataaagttattatttataaatatcaaagagGCATTTGTGTTTTTTGAATAGTGTAATAAATACatgaagaaattattcttgtttggaATTCTATGGTGTCATAGCTAGAAGTAGCGCCAGACCATGTTGGCCACCTGTCAGAAATTGGAATAGCAAAGttattataatgattttaaatcaattactaGCAAATTGTTAAAtcatactaaatttatttatttttcagtttagATCAtacagaatatatttttataaattttagtgcatacatgtaatatttttactgaGAAGTGAGTTTATAattcatacaaattttttgagttaaaatatataaaagcatatttaagaaaatctaTTGACGTTATTACGTGAATAGCTTTGTAAGTTAAAttttcacggaaaaaaatgattgacaataattgtagttcaacttctaattatttaaaatatactgcttgactatttaaaattactactcaaatcttaaaaaactatacgacacttgtcaaaaaaatgcatctgttattaatttcttacattctactcaataaaatttactgacaTTCAGTCTAGGCGCGCTGTTGACGAGAATctcagtaatatttactaatatttttttttcgtgttgctttgaataaaaactttaaccCCATAATCCATTTCCAGGATTCCAATTGCAATAAGTAGTTCCTTCATGTTTGTAAACGGCTTTAGTATTTGGCTTACTGCACTTTAAAGACAGCGATGAACTAAACCAATCAGTAGAATTTGGTTTCTCTAACTTACATTGCGCATCCTCTAAAGCTGGGAATAGTTAAAATGTcacaaaattaatgataaatattatatttaaataatttcatattaaagAGAATAGCTTATACTTGTGCACTTCCATCCATTCCCTCCTTCAGAAAGACATACTTGATTGTCTGTACACTTGTTACATTCACCACCAAACATTATAAGCCATGATAGTATTGTATTTCCCCAAGCCttgaattgtaaattaattttgaatttgtgatatttaaacagagaaaaaaaatgtacgaaagtttttatcataaattgggcctatttaattgttaaaatcaaaaattgaaaaataattatgaactCTTTGGCacatatttttcgatattagACAAAAAGATAAATggccaaaaaatttaattctctattaattctaaattaaaaaaaaaattacaaaagtttatCTTGTCCTCATATTcttcgagtttttttttatgtataattcaagaaaataattattaaatgtcaatAATTAACAAGTACTTACATTAGTTTTTACTGAAGGTGGAAATGAGAATAGCATAATGGCTACTACTGTAAATACAAAGAGCTTCATGATGTTTTATGTTGAAATTCTTCAGGTGTAATACTCTTAATGACACTGGAGTTTACTGCAATTAGCTATTTATACTCGCTTTATATATTATCGGTGCATTATCAGGATTGTGAATGcgtgtcaaaaataaaattaaatttgtacaATAACATTCTTTCggataatgaaatattttgataaccAAATAATTGTGTTGTgaaatttaacgaaaaaaatgataaactagataatttattttagtaattatcaattaatttatataataaataaatattacatttattgCATGCCTTGAGCGCGAAGCGCTGAGGCTACGCTCTATACTCgcctaaaaatgaaaattcgattgtcatataaaattgtttctaaatttataaatacacttaaataatacaaaaaaaatgtattgttataaagaaaaatgattaaacaatagattttatacatttttacgtCGACTTATTAcgatttttctataaattttctgtttttagTGACTTATAGCattaaattactcaaaaatCATGGGCTAGTAAACACTATAACTtccaaaaaatacaatttttctacttaattttttttttaatatcttcgtATAGTTGATGCGAAGACCCCTTTTGAAAATGGCAGCTAAATATCGTatggtttaattataattaatatttttagatagGCATCACACGACAATTTCTACCCTTTGAGCAGccatattacttatttttttaaatatacatttatttcaagAGTGAACATAgccaagattatttttttgtattttttgtttacctATCGATTTCTatgtatcgattatttttcgatagtaTCGATAAATGGCACGGAATATACCTAtattaaagtatatatatcAGCAGCTGGCGTTTCTTAGGTAAAATGGCGggctatttaaaaacttataatctaattgtttttaattaacagtcgataccaaaaaatatgttaaaattcaaaataatataacggTTTTCAATGAAACATTGTTGTATGTGTGATAAACTTTTAACTCACTTGAGTATCATTCACATAAATGCTCAAGGCATgaacttttggattttccaaatttttttttaattctctgtGTAGCTGTGTGATAGGACATATTGATAATTGCTTAAATGAATTATCTTGTTTGTCATTTTTTCGTGAAACTTCACGATTATTTggttatcaaaatatttcattatccGAAAGAATGTTATtgtacaaatttaattttatttttgacacgCATTCACGATCCTGATAATGCACCGATAATATATAAAGCGAGTATAAATAGCTAATTGCAGTAAACTCCAGTGTCATTAAGAGTATTACACCTGAAGAATTTCAACATAAAACATCATGAAGCTCTTTGTATTTACAGTAGTAGCCATTATGCTATTCTCATTTTCACCTTCCGGAAAAGTTAATGTAAGTACTTGTTAATTATTgacacttaataattattttcttgaattatacataaaaaaaactcgaagAATATGAGGACAAGataaacttttgtaattttttttttaatttagaatcaatagagaattaa
The sequence above is drawn from the Microplitis demolitor isolate Queensland-Clemson2020A chromosome 3, iyMicDemo2.1a, whole genome shotgun sequence genome and encodes:
- the LOC103574576 gene encoding uncharacterized protein LOC103574576; amino-acid sequence: MKLSNLFIFAVVAIALFSSSSSGKACAFTEDCWRWMRSWLPISCASDIDCTDVLSCSKGALICVNPCGSLKCGANETCVAKNHIGTCSVKNTSTCGWDLCCYLGW
- the LOC103574575 gene encoding uncharacterized protein LOC103574575, which encodes MKLFVFTVVAIMLFSFPPSVKTNAWGNTILSWLIMFGGECNKCTDNQVCLSEGGNGWKCTTLEDAQCKLEKPNSTDWFSSSLSLKCSKPNTKAVYKHEGTTYCNWNPGNGLWG